A portion of the Pseudomonas sp. GR 6-02 genome contains these proteins:
- a CDS encoding aspartate aminotransferase family protein — translation MSVEHAAVERADFDQVMVPNYAPAAFIPVRGAGSRVWDQTGRELIDFAGGIAVNVLGHAHPALVAALTEQANKLWHVSNVFTNEPALRLAHKLVDATFADRVFFCNSGAEANEAAFKLARRVAHDRFGTEKYEIVAALNSFHGRTLFTVNVGGQSKYSDGFGPKITGITHVPYNDLAALKAAVSDKTCAVVLEPIQGEGGVLPAELSYLQGARELCDAHNALLVFDEVQTGMGRSGELFAYMHYGVTPDILTSAKSLGGGFPIAAMLTTEDLAKHLVVGTHGTTYGGNPLACAVAEAVIDVINTPEVLNGVKTKHDKFKTRLEQIGEKYGLFTQVRGLGLLLGCVLADAWKGKAKDIFNAAEREGLMILQAGPDVIRFAPSLVVEDADIDAGLDRFERAVAKLTQA, via the coding sequence ATGTCCGTTGAGCACGCTGCGGTAGAACGCGCCGATTTTGACCAGGTAATGGTTCCCAACTATGCGCCTGCCGCTTTCATTCCTGTGCGTGGCGCCGGTTCCCGTGTCTGGGACCAGACTGGCCGCGAGCTGATCGACTTCGCCGGCGGGATTGCCGTTAACGTACTGGGCCATGCGCACCCGGCGCTGGTCGCTGCCTTGACCGAACAGGCGAACAAGCTGTGGCACGTGTCCAACGTGTTCACCAATGAGCCGGCCTTGCGCCTGGCCCATAAGCTGGTCGACGCCACGTTTGCCGATCGTGTGTTCTTCTGCAACTCCGGCGCCGAAGCCAACGAGGCCGCTTTCAAGCTGGCCCGTCGCGTGGCCCATGACCGTTTCGGTACCGAGAAGTACGAAATCGTTGCCGCGCTCAACAGCTTCCACGGCCGTACCCTGTTCACCGTGAACGTTGGTGGCCAGTCGAAGTATTCCGACGGCTTCGGTCCGAAGATCACCGGCATCACCCACGTGCCTTACAACGATCTGGCCGCGCTGAAAGCCGCTGTTTCCGACAAGACCTGCGCGGTGGTGCTGGAGCCGATCCAGGGCGAAGGCGGCGTACTGCCGGCCGAGCTGTCTTACCTGCAAGGCGCCCGTGAACTGTGCGATGCGCACAACGCGCTGCTGGTTTTCGACGAAGTCCAGACCGGCATGGGCCGCAGCGGTGAGCTGTTCGCCTACATGCATTACGGCGTGACCCCGGACATCCTGACCAGCGCCAAGAGCCTGGGCGGCGGTTTCCCGATCGCAGCGATGCTGACCACCGAAGACCTGGCCAAACACCTGGTCGTCGGCACCCATGGCACCACCTACGGCGGTAACCCGCTGGCATGCGCGGTCGCTGAAGCAGTGATCGACGTGATCAACACGCCCGAAGTGCTGAACGGTGTCAAAACCAAGCACGACAAGTTCAAGACCCGTCTTGAGCAGATCGGCGAGAAATACGGCCTCTTCACTCAGGTCCGTGGCCTGGGCCTGCTGCTCGGTTGCGTGCTGGCCGATGCCTGGAAAGGCAAGGCCAAGGACATCTTCAACGCCGCCGAGCGTGAAGGCTTGATGATTCTGCAAGCCGGCCCGGACGTGATTCGTTTCGCGCCAAGCCTGGTGGTTGAAGACGCCGATATCGATGCCGGTCTGGACCGCTTCGAACGCGCCGTGGCCAAGCTGACGCAAGCCTGA
- the astA gene encoding arginine N-succinyltransferase, with the protein MIVRPVRSSDLPALIDLARSTGTGLTTLPANEERLAHRVGWAEKTFRGEAGRGDADYLFVLEDDNGRVVGISAIAGAVGLREPWYNFRVGLTVSASQELNIYREIPTLFLANDLTGNSELCSLFLHADYRSGLNGRMLAKARLLFIAEFPQLFGNKIIAEMRGMSDEAGRSPFWESLGRHFFKMEFSQADYLTGVGNKAFIAELMPKFPLYTCFLSPDARNVIGQVHPDTEPALAMLKSEGFSYQGYVDIFDAGPAVECETAKIRAVRDSQALVLAIGTPGDDATPFLIHNRKREDCRITAAPARFAAGTLVVDPLTAKRLQLNAGDQVRAVPLSAARESK; encoded by the coding sequence ATGATCGTTCGTCCCGTACGCAGCAGCGATTTACCCGCTCTGATCGACCTGGCCCGCAGCACCGGCACCGGCCTGACCACTTTGCCGGCCAACGAAGAGCGTCTGGCCCATCGGGTTGGCTGGGCCGAGAAAACCTTCCGCGGCGAAGCCGGGCGGGGCGATGCGGACTACCTGTTCGTACTCGAAGACGACAATGGCCGCGTGGTGGGTATTTCCGCGATTGCCGGCGCCGTCGGCCTGCGTGAGCCTTGGTACAACTTCCGGGTGGGCCTGACGGTCAGTGCCTCGCAAGAGCTGAATATCTACCGCGAAATTCCGACGCTGTTCCTGGCCAACGACCTGACCGGCAACTCTGAACTGTGCTCGCTGTTCCTGCACGCCGATTACCGCAGTGGCCTCAACGGCCGCATGCTGGCCAAGGCGCGGCTGCTGTTCATCGCCGAGTTCCCGCAACTGTTCGGCAACAAGATCATCGCCGAGATGCGCGGCATGTCCGACGAAGCCGGGCGTTCACCGTTCTGGGAAAGCCTGGGCCGGCATTTCTTCAAGATGGAATTCAGCCAGGCCGACTACCTCACTGGCGTGGGCAACAAGGCGTTCATCGCCGAACTGATGCCGAAATTCCCGCTGTACACCTGCTTCCTGTCGCCAGACGCGCGCAACGTGATTGGCCAGGTTCACCCGGACACCGAGCCGGCCCTGGCGATGCTCAAGAGTGAAGGTTTCAGTTACCAAGGCTACGTCGACATTTTCGACGCAGGCCCTGCGGTGGAGTGCGAAACCGCCAAGATCCGCGCAGTGCGCGACAGCCAGGCGCTGGTGCTGGCCATCGGCACCCCGGGTGATGACGCCACGCCGTTCCTGATCCATAACCGCAAGCGCGAAGACTGCCGGATCACTGCCGCGCCAGCACGCTTCGCCGCTGGCACGTTGGTGGTTGATCCGCTGACCGCCAAACGTCTTCAACTCAACGCTGGCGATCAAGTACGCGCCGTTCCGTTGTCTGCAGCTCGGGAGTCGAAATAA
- the astE gene encoding succinylglutamate desuccinylase — MLALGKLLELTLAGREPAEKTQLTVEGVRMRWLSEGALEVRPPEARDNGLDLLLSAGIHGNETAPIELLDRLLHDIARGDLKPRARILFLFGNPEAIRRGERFIEQDVNRLFNGRHEQSSGSEALRACELERLAATFFSLPDRNRLHYDLHTAIRGSKIEQFALYPWKEGRQHSRQELARLRAAGMEAVLLQNKPSIVFSSYTYDKLDAESFTLELGKARPFGQNEGVNVSLLETRLKQIIEGTEPPMTDEGLEGLQLFSVAREVIKHSDNFRLNLPADIENFSELKVGYVLAEDIANTRWIIEEQGARIIFPNPRVKNGLRAGILIVPTTDENLV, encoded by the coding sequence ATGCTCGCCCTCGGCAAACTGCTTGAACTGACCCTCGCCGGCCGCGAACCGGCGGAGAAGACTCAACTGACTGTCGAAGGCGTACGGATGCGCTGGTTGAGCGAAGGTGCGCTGGAAGTCCGGCCACCTGAAGCTCGCGACAATGGCCTGGACCTGCTGCTGTCGGCCGGTATCCATGGCAACGAAACGGCGCCGATCGAGCTGCTCGATCGCCTGTTGCATGACATCGCCCGCGGTGACTTGAAGCCGCGCGCCCGTATTCTGTTCCTGTTCGGCAATCCCGAGGCCATCCGTCGCGGTGAGCGTTTCATCGAGCAGGACGTCAATCGGCTGTTCAACGGCCGTCACGAACAAAGCAGCGGTTCCGAGGCCTTGCGCGCTTGTGAGCTGGAGCGGCTGGCGGCGACGTTCTTCAGCCTGCCGGACCGTAACCGTCTGCACTACGACCTGCACACGGCGATCCGTGGCTCGAAAATCGAGCAGTTCGCCCTGTACCCCTGGAAAGAAGGCCGTCAGCATTCACGCCAGGAGCTGGCTCGCTTGCGCGCCGCCGGCATGGAAGCGGTGCTGTTGCAGAACAAACCCTCCATCGTCTTCAGCTCCTACACCTACGACAAGCTCGATGCCGAGTCCTTCACCCTGGAGCTGGGCAAGGCCCGGCCCTTCGGGCAGAACGAAGGGGTCAACGTCAGCCTGCTGGAAACCCGCCTGAAGCAGATCATCGAAGGCACCGAGCCGCCAATGACCGATGAAGGGCTGGAAGGGTTGCAGTTGTTCAGCGTGGCCCGGGAAGTGATCAAGCACAGCGATAACTTCCGCCTGAACCTGCCGGCGGACATCGAAAACTTTTCGGAATTGAAAGTGGGTTATGTGTTGGCCGAGGATATCGCCAATACCCGCTGGATCATCGAAGAGCAGGGCGCCCGGATCATCTTCCCGAACCCCAGGGTCAAGAACGGCCTGCGCGCCGGCATCCTGATCGTACCGACCACCGACGAAAACCTGGTCTGA
- the astD gene encoding succinylglutamate-semialdehyde dehydrogenase, with protein MMNSLYIAGEWLAGQGESFQSVNPVTQQVLWAGEGATAAQVESAVQAARQAFPGWARRTLEERISVLEAFAAALKNHADELARTIGEETGKPLWEAATEVTSMVNKIAISVQSYRERTGEKSSPLGDATAVLRHKPHGVVAVFGPYNFPGHLPNGHIVPALLAGNSVLFKPSELTPKVAELTVKCWIEAGLPAGVLNLLQGARETGIALAANPGIDGLFFTGSSRTGNHLHKQFSGRPDKILALEMGGNNPLVVDQVADLDAAVYTIIQSAFISAGQRCTCARRLLVPQGAWGDTLLARLVAVSSTLSVGAFDQQPAPFMGSVISLGAAKALMEAQEHLLANGAVALLEMTQPQAQAALLTPGILDVTAVADRPDEELFGPLLQVIRYADFEAAIAEANDTAYGLAAGLLSDSEARYQQFWLESRAGIVNWNKQLTGAASSAPFGGVGASGNHRASAYYAADYCAYPVASLETPSLTLPAALTPGVRMS; from the coding sequence ATAATGAATTCGCTATACATCGCTGGTGAATGGCTGGCCGGCCAGGGTGAAAGCTTTCAATCGGTCAACCCGGTGACCCAGCAAGTGTTGTGGGCCGGCGAAGGCGCCACTGCCGCCCAGGTCGAGTCGGCCGTGCAAGCCGCGCGTCAGGCATTCCCGGGCTGGGCCCGTCGTACCCTGGAAGAGCGCATCAGTGTGCTGGAAGCCTTTGCCGCCGCGCTGAAGAATCACGCCGACGAACTGGCTCGCACCATCGGTGAAGAAACCGGCAAACCCTTGTGGGAAGCGGCGACTGAAGTCACCAGCATGGTCAACAAGATTGCCATCTCGGTACAGAGCTACCGCGAACGCACCGGCGAGAAGAGCAGCCCGTTGGGCGACGCCACCGCTGTATTGCGTCACAAGCCGCACGGCGTAGTGGCGGTGTTCGGTCCTTACAACTTCCCTGGTCACTTGCCGAACGGTCACATCGTGCCGGCGCTGCTGGCCGGTAACAGTGTGCTGTTCAAGCCCAGCGAACTGACACCGAAAGTCGCCGAACTGACGGTCAAGTGCTGGATCGAAGCCGGTCTGCCGGCCGGCGTGCTGAACCTGCTGCAAGGTGCTCGCGAAACCGGTATCGCCCTGGCGGCGAACCCGGGCATCGACGGTCTGTTCTTCACCGGTTCCAGCCGTACCGGCAATCATCTGCACAAGCAGTTTTCCGGTCGTCCAGACAAAATTCTCGCGCTGGAAATGGGCGGTAATAACCCGCTGGTGGTGGATCAGGTCGCTGATCTCGATGCGGCCGTTTACACCATCATTCAGTCGGCGTTCATTTCTGCCGGTCAACGCTGCACGTGCGCCCGTCGTTTGCTGGTGCCGCAAGGCGCCTGGGGCGATACGCTGCTGGCGCGTCTGGTGGCGGTCAGCTCGACCCTTTCAGTCGGCGCGTTCGATCAGCAACCAGCACCGTTCATGGGCTCGGTGATTTCCCTCGGTGCTGCGAAAGCCCTGATGGAAGCGCAAGAGCATCTGCTGGCCAACGGCGCCGTGGCGCTGCTGGAAATGACTCAGCCCCAGGCTCAGGCTGCGTTGCTGACCCCGGGCATTCTGGACGTGACAGCGGTTGCCGATCGCCCAGACGAAGAGCTGTTCGGCCCGCTGCTGCAAGTGATCCGCTACGCTGATTTTGAAGCGGCGATCGCTGAAGCCAACGACACCGCTTATGGCCTGGCGGCTGGTTTGCTGTCGGATTCCGAAGCGCGTTATCAGCAGTTCTGGCTGGAAAGCCGCGCAGGTATCGTCAACTGGAACAAGCAGCTGACCGGTGCGGCGAGCAGCGCGCCATTCGGCGGCGTCGGCGCCTCGGGCAACCATCGCGCCAGCGCCTACTACGCGGCGGATTACTGCGCGTACCCGGTGGCCTCGCTGGAAACCCCGAGCCTGACCTTGCCAGCGGCCCTTACGCCCGGCGTACGCATGTCGTAA
- the aruF gene encoding arginine/ornithine succinyltransferase subunit alpha has product MLVMRPAQMADLGEVQRLAADSPIGVTSLPDDVERLSDKIAASEASFAAEVSFNGEESYFFVLEDTATGKLVGCSAIVASAGYSEPFYSFRNETFVHASRELKIHNKIHVLSQCHDLTGNSLLTSFYVQRELVGTPWAELNSRGRLLFVASHPERFADSVVTEIVGYSDENGDSPFWDAIGRNFFDLNYAEAERLCGLKSRTFLAELMPHYPIYVPLLPDSAQEAMGQVHPRAQITFDILMREGFETDHYIDIFDGGPTLHARVSGIRSIAQSRVVPVKIGEPVKGAGRQYLVANAQLQDYRAVLLELDYAPGKPVTLDLEAAEALGVGEGASVRLVAV; this is encoded by the coding sequence ATGCTGGTGATGCGCCCCGCGCAAATGGCTGATCTGGGCGAGGTACAGCGTCTGGCTGCGGACAGCCCGATTGGTGTCACTTCCTTGCCGGATGACGTTGAACGCCTGAGCGACAAGATCGCCGCAAGCGAAGCTTCGTTCGCCGCCGAAGTGAGCTTCAACGGTGAAGAGAGCTATTTCTTCGTGCTCGAAGACACCGCCACTGGCAAGTTGGTCGGTTGTTCGGCCATCGTTGCCTCGGCCGGTTATTCCGAGCCGTTCTACAGCTTTCGAAACGAAACGTTCGTGCACGCCTCCCGCGAGCTGAAGATTCACAACAAGATCCACGTGCTCTCCCAGTGCCACGACCTGACCGGCAACAGCTTGCTGACCAGTTTCTACGTGCAGAGGGAGTTGGTGGGCACGCCTTGGGCGGAGCTCAACTCCCGTGGCCGTCTGTTGTTCGTGGCCAGCCATCCGGAGCGCTTTGCCGATTCCGTGGTGACCGAGATCGTCGGTTACAGCGACGAAAATGGCGACTCGCCGTTCTGGGATGCCATCGGTCGCAACTTCTTCGACCTCAACTACGCCGAAGCCGAGCGTCTGTGTGGTTTGAAGAGCCGCACGTTCCTCGCCGAGCTGATGCCGCATTACCCGATCTACGTGCCGTTGCTGCCGGACTCCGCTCAAGAGGCGATGGGCCAGGTGCACCCGCGGGCGCAAATCACCTTCGACATCCTGATGCGCGAAGGCTTCGAGACCGATCACTACATCGATATTTTCGATGGTGGCCCGACTCTGCATGCCCGCGTCTCGGGGATCCGTTCGATCGCCCAGAGCCGTGTGGTCCCGGTGAAAATCGGTGAGCCGGTCAAAGGCGCCGGTCGTCAGTATCTGGTGGCCAATGCCCAGTTGCAGGATTACCGCGCCGTGTTGCTCGAGCTCGATTACGCGCCGGGCAAACCGGTGACCCTGGATCTTGAAGCGGCCGAAGCCTTGGGCGTCGGTGAAGGTGCCAGCGTGCGCCTGGTGGCGGTTTGA
- a CDS encoding 6,7-dimethyl-8-ribityllumazine synthase, whose product MQPTAIDSKSKNHQGERVAFIQACWHKEIVDQSRKGFVAEMIAQGYQESDIDFFEVGGAFEIPLHAKLLAKSGRYAGIVAAGLVVDGGIYRHEFVAQSVISGLMQVQLETEVPVFSVVLTPHHFHAGEEHQKFFFEHFVHKGQEAAKTCADTLHKTRALRRSEPRAVAV is encoded by the coding sequence ATGCAACCCACCGCAATCGATAGCAAAAGCAAAAACCATCAGGGCGAGCGCGTCGCGTTCATCCAGGCCTGCTGGCACAAGGAAATCGTCGATCAGAGCCGTAAAGGCTTCGTCGCTGAAATGATTGCCCAGGGTTATCAGGAGTCGGACATCGATTTCTTCGAAGTCGGTGGCGCCTTTGAAATTCCGCTGCACGCCAAGTTGCTGGCCAAGTCCGGTCGTTATGCCGGCATCGTCGCCGCGGGCCTGGTGGTCGATGGCGGCATCTATCGCCACGAATTCGTCGCCCAGTCGGTGATCAGCGGCCTGATGCAGGTTCAGCTGGAAACCGAAGTGCCAGTGTTCTCGGTGGTTTTGACCCCGCACCACTTCCACGCCGGTGAAGAACACCAGAAGTTCTTCTTCGAGCATTTCGTGCATAAAGGTCAGGAAGCGGCGAAGACATGTGCAGATACGCTGCACAAGACTCGCGCATTGCGCCGCAGCGAGCCTCGCGCGGTAGCCGTCTAG
- the ltaE gene encoding low-specificity L-threonine aldolase, with translation MSVIDLRSDTVTQPTAGMLDAMANAATGDDVYGEDPTVNRLEAELATRLGFAAALFVPTGTMSNLLGLMAHCERGDEYIVGQQAHTYKYEGGGAAVLGSIQPQPLEVQADGSLDLAQVAAAIKPDDFHFARTRLLALENTMQGKVLPLEYLAQARRFTREHGLALHLDGARLYNAAVKLGVDAREITQHFDSVSVCLSKGLGAPVGSVLCGSVELIAKARRLRKMVGGGMRQAGILAAAGLYALDNNVQRLADDHANAQWLAEGLRAAGYEVEPVQTNMVYVKMGDKAEAIKAFAATRGVKLSAAARLRMVTHMDVNRAQIEQVVATFVEFSRI, from the coding sequence ATGAGCGTTATCGATCTTCGCAGCGACACCGTCACCCAACCGACCGCAGGGATGCTCGACGCGATGGCCAATGCCGCCACCGGTGACGACGTTTATGGCGAAGATCCGACGGTCAATCGTCTGGAAGCCGAGCTGGCAACACGACTGGGTTTTGCCGCGGCGCTGTTTGTTCCAACGGGCACCATGAGCAACCTGCTGGGCTTGATGGCCCACTGCGAGCGCGGTGACGAATACATTGTCGGTCAGCAGGCCCACACCTATAAGTACGAAGGTGGTGGCGCGGCGGTGCTCGGTTCGATCCAGCCGCAGCCGCTGGAAGTGCAAGCCGATGGTTCGCTGGACCTGGCGCAAGTCGCCGCCGCGATCAAACCGGACGACTTCCACTTCGCGCGCACCCGTTTGCTGGCACTGGAAAACACCATGCAGGGCAAGGTGCTGCCGCTGGAGTACCTGGCCCAGGCTCGCCGCTTCACTCGTGAGCATGGCCTGGCGCTGCATCTGGATGGTGCGCGGCTCTACAACGCGGCGGTCAAGCTGGGTGTCGATGCCCGGGAGATCACTCAGCATTTCGATTCGGTGTCGGTCTGTCTCTCCAAAGGCCTGGGTGCGCCAGTCGGTTCGGTGCTGTGCGGCTCGGTCGAGTTGATCGCCAAGGCTCGGCGTTTGCGCAAGATGGTCGGTGGCGGCATGCGCCAGGCCGGGATTCTCGCGGCGGCGGGGCTGTATGCGCTGGATAATAATGTTCAGCGCCTGGCCGACGACCATGCCAACGCACAATGGCTGGCCGAAGGCCTGCGAGCGGCGGGGTATGAGGTCGAGCCAGTGCAGACCAACATGGTTTACGTGAAAATGGGCGACAAGGCCGAAGCGATCAAGGCCTTCGCCGCGACACGCGGGGTCAAGCTCAGCGCTGCCGCTCGTCTGCGAATGGTCACGCACATGGACGTCAACCGTGCGCAAATCGAGCAGGTCGTCGCTACATTCGTCGAGTTTTCCCGCATCTGA
- the astB gene encoding N-succinylarginine dihydrolase, with protein sequence MKSFEVNFDGLVGPTHNYGGLSYGNVASQSNSQQSSNPKEAALQGLAKMKALMDMGFQQGVLAPQERPDVAALRRLGFSGTDAQVIEQAAKDAMPLLVASCSASSMWVANAATVSPSADTADGRVHFTAANLNCKYHRSIEHPTTSRVLGAMFADQKHFAHHAALPAVAQFGDEGAANHTRFCRDYGEAGVEFFVFGRSAFDTRYPSPQKYPARQTLEASQAVARLHGLSDDGVVYAQQNPSVIDQGVFHNDVIAVGNGEVLFYHEDAFLDTDQMLAELQGKLAKVGGKFQSICVPRSAVTVEDAVRSYLFNSQLLSRPDGSMLLIVPEECHGNERVWQYLQGLTSSGGLIREVKVFDLKQSMQNGGGPACLRLRVALNETELAAVNQGVIMTAPLYGTLTEWVEKHYRDRMTENDLADPQLLLECRTALDELTQILKLGAVYPFQIN encoded by the coding sequence ATGAAATCCTTTGAAGTCAATTTTGACGGTCTAGTGGGGCCGACCCATAACTACGGTGGCCTGTCCTACGGCAACGTCGCCTCCCAGAGCAACAGCCAGCAATCCTCGAACCCGAAGGAAGCGGCGCTGCAAGGTCTGGCGAAAATGAAAGCGCTGATGGATATGGGCTTTCAGCAAGGCGTGCTCGCACCACAGGAACGCCCTGACGTAGCCGCCCTGCGTCGCTTGGGTTTCAGTGGCACCGACGCGCAAGTGATCGAGCAAGCCGCCAAAGACGCGATGCCGCTGCTGGTTGCCAGTTGCTCGGCGTCGAGCATGTGGGTGGCCAACGCCGCCACGGTCAGCCCGAGTGCCGACACCGCCGACGGTCGTGTGCATTTCACCGCCGCTAACCTGAACTGCAAATACCACCGCAGCATCGAGCACCCGACTACCAGTCGCGTGCTGGGCGCGATGTTCGCTGACCAGAAACACTTTGCCCACCACGCCGCGTTGCCGGCCGTGGCGCAGTTCGGTGACGAAGGCGCGGCCAACCACACCCGTTTCTGCCGTGACTACGGCGAAGCCGGCGTCGAGTTTTTCGTGTTCGGTCGTAGCGCGTTCGACACCCGTTATCCGTCCCCGCAGAAGTACCCGGCGCGCCAGACCCTCGAAGCCTCCCAGGCCGTCGCTCGCCTGCATGGCTTGAGCGATGACGGCGTGGTCTACGCCCAGCAGAACCCTTCGGTGATCGATCAGGGCGTGTTCCATAACGACGTGATCGCCGTGGGCAACGGCGAGGTGCTGTTCTATCACGAGGACGCCTTCCTCGACACCGACCAGATGCTCGCTGAGCTGCAAGGTAAACTGGCAAAAGTCGGTGGGAAATTTCAGTCGATCTGCGTACCGCGTTCCGCGGTCACCGTGGAAGACGCCGTTCGTTCTTATCTGTTCAATAGCCAACTGCTGTCGCGTCCTGACGGCTCCATGTTGTTGATCGTGCCGGAAGAATGCCATGGCAACGAACGCGTCTGGCAGTACCTACAAGGCCTGACCAGCTCTGGCGGCCTGATCCGCGAAGTGAAAGTCTTCGATCTCAAGCAGAGCATGCAGAACGGCGGTGGCCCGGCTTGCCTGCGGTTGCGCGTCGCCCTCAACGAAACCGAACTGGCGGCCGTCAACCAAGGGGTTATCATGACGGCTCCGTTGTACGGCACATTGACCGAGTGGGTCGAAAAGCACTACCGCGACCGCATGACCGAAAACGATCTGGCGGACCCGCAATTGTTGCTTGAGTGCCGGACGGCACTGGATGAACTGACGCAAATCCTTAAACTGGGCGCGGTTTATCCATTCCAGATCAATTGA